In Candidatus Woesearchaeota archaeon, a single window of DNA contains:
- a CDS encoding elongation factor 1-beta produces the protein MKAPTKKQPSKKKEHTTKKRFFAGATKKRNTPMADVIVTFTIMPESPETDLEHLTTLAKEKITAFAGEGDMRTSQEPVAFGLKKLIITFVADESKGSTEAIEKEIASLPGVSSCECTDVRRAIG, from the coding sequence TTGAAGGCCCCAACTAAAAAACAACCCTCCAAAAAAAAAGAGCACACTACAAAAAAAAGGTTTTTTGCCGGAGCGACGAAAAAGAGGAACACACCCATGGCCGACGTCATTGTCACCTTCACCATCATGCCCGAAAGCCCCGAAACCGACTTGGAACACCTCACCACGCTCGCCAAAGAAAAAATCACTGCGTTCGCTGGCGAAGGGGACATGCGCACAAGCCAAGAACCCGTCGCGTTCGGCCTCAAAAAACTCATCATCACCTTCGTCGCTGACGAAAGCAAGGGCAGCACAGAAGCAATCGAAAAAGAAATTGCCTCTTTGCCCGGAGTTTCTAGCTGCGAGTGCACCGACGTTCGCAGAGCAATCGGGTAA